In Actinomycetota bacterium, one DNA window encodes the following:
- a CDS encoding ATP-grasp domain-containing protein → MTADDITAPHSASGRRRVLIVGAGPLQVPLIERALCAGHVVVAIDGDPAAPGLALADVGISVDTSDPEAALAVAQQHAVDAAASDASDVAVPTVAFVAERMGLPGIGRDVATAFTDKLVMRTVCVAADLPCPRFAEVADVGEAAAAAQAFGWPVVVKPRRSQASKGVTLVAAPEGVGPAVAEAQRYARNGSLLVEEYVDGPEFTVEGFKGTGAHRSLAVSRKSHYAHRPMVANRLVYSRESDEYDYAELRALNDRVVAALGLPFGITHAEYRHSGDGFKLIEIAARGGGLRISSHIVPRLSGVDVQTELLACATGAGGDPTPEYQELRVALDFFDFAPGRVARVSGLEAVIARPDVLDAGLSVAPGKEILPAADDTTRHGYFVHEAVSADALERAAAEIKGTVVVDYE, encoded by the coding sequence ATGACCGCTGACGACATCACAGCGCCTCACTCCGCCTCTGGCCGCCGCAGAGTGCTGATCGTGGGCGCGGGACCGCTCCAGGTCCCGCTCATCGAGCGGGCGCTTTGCGCGGGTCACGTGGTCGTGGCGATCGATGGTGACCCGGCCGCGCCGGGACTCGCGCTGGCAGACGTCGGGATCTCCGTCGACACATCTGACCCCGAAGCCGCTCTCGCGGTCGCGCAGCAGCATGCCGTGGATGCCGCCGCCTCGGATGCGAGTGACGTGGCGGTCCCGACGGTCGCGTTCGTGGCAGAGCGGATGGGTCTCCCCGGCATCGGCAGAGACGTGGCGACCGCATTCACCGACAAGCTCGTGATGCGCACCGTGTGCGTGGCAGCGGACCTTCCGTGCCCGCGTTTCGCGGAGGTCGCGGATGTGGGAGAGGCGGCTGCCGCGGCCCAGGCGTTCGGCTGGCCGGTCGTGGTCAAGCCTCGACGCAGCCAGGCGAGCAAGGGGGTCACCCTGGTGGCGGCCCCGGAGGGCGTCGGTCCGGCGGTCGCGGAGGCACAGCGCTACGCTCGCAACGGTTCGCTGCTCGTCGAGGAGTACGTCGACGGTCCCGAGTTCACGGTCGAGGGGTTCAAAGGCACGGGAGCCCATCGATCGCTCGCAGTGTCGCGCAAGTCGCACTACGCTCACCGGCCCATGGTGGCGAATCGGCTCGTGTACTCGCGTGAGTCGGACGAGTACGACTACGCCGAGCTGAGGGCGCTCAACGATCGCGTCGTCGCGGCGCTCGGGTTGCCGTTCGGCATCACGCACGCGGAGTACCGTCACTCGGGCGACGGGTTCAAGCTCATCGAGATCGCCGCGCGGGGCGGGGGCTTGAGGATCTCGTCCCACATCGTGCCCAGGCTGTCCGGAGTGGACGTGCAGACCGAGCTGCTCGCGTGTGCGACGGGTGCCGGCGGCGACCCCACCCCCGAATACCAGGAACTGCGGGTGGCACTCGACTTCTTCGACTTCGCGCCGGGACGAGTCGCCCGCGTCTCCGGCCTCGAGGCTGTGATCGCTCGGCCGGACGTGCTGGACGCAGGTCTGTCGGTCGCCCCGGGCAAGGAGATACTGCCCGCGGCGGACGACACGACGAGGCACGGGTACTTTGTGCACGAGGCAGTCTCGGCGGATGCGCTGGAGCGAGCCGCGGCCGAGATCAAGGGGACTGTGGTGGTCGACTATGAGTGA
- a CDS encoding class I SAM-dependent methyltransferase yields the protein MPMPEEDRRSVVERYGERYGRFGYDSRSLGWTGEKQLVRFGVLTSGFDLRGRTVLDLGCGFGDLNRVLAEQYGDDYRYVGVDLVPQFLDEGRAKYGRDGVDFIEGDLLEVEPPTPCDVVVASGIFNHQLEGMDEYDFIVAVMERALSLSGDGVAMDFLSDRVDYREDPLFYSSPERVLGIAYGLSRNVVLRNDYMPFEFSVFVYKDESFSSEDLVFERFKTGGDRR from the coding sequence ATGCCGATGCCCGAGGAGGACAGGCGCAGCGTGGTCGAACGGTACGGCGAACGGTACGGACGCTTCGGCTACGATTCGCGGTCCCTGGGGTGGACCGGTGAGAAGCAGCTGGTCCGATTCGGCGTGCTGACCTCCGGCTTCGATCTGCGGGGCCGCACGGTTCTCGACCTTGGCTGCGGCTTCGGTGATTTGAACCGGGTGCTCGCTGAGCAGTACGGGGACGACTACCGCTACGTGGGAGTCGACCTCGTTCCGCAGTTCCTCGACGAGGGCCGCGCGAAGTACGGCCGCGACGGAGTCGACTTCATCGAGGGCGATCTGCTCGAGGTCGAGCCTCCCACGCCCTGCGACGTGGTGGTCGCCTCCGGGATCTTCAACCACCAGCTCGAGGGGATGGATGAGTACGACTTCATCGTGGCCGTCATGGAGCGCGCGCTGTCGCTGTCCGGAGACGGAGTGGCGATGGACTTCCTGTCCGATCGAGTCGACTATCGCGAGGACCCGCTCTTCTACTCGTCTCCCGAGAGGGTTCTCGGCATCGCCTACGGCCTGTCGCGGAACGTCGTACTGCGGAACGACTACATGCCCTTCGAGTTCTCAGTGTTCGTGTACAAGGACGAGTCGTTCTCATCCGAAGACCTCGTGTTCGAACGGTTCAAGACTGGAGGCGATCGCCGATGA